In Burkholderia lata, the DNA window GCCGACTACGTGAATGTAATCATGGTTTACTGCCCCCTCTGGATTTCCGGATGTCGGTTAACTTGCCGGTTCAAAATGGCCGGGCGCGTGTTGTACTGAATTGATTTCGCGCGCACGACACGGAGCCGCACGCCCTGAGTGGGCGCGCTTTTCCCTTGAACAGACGACCTACAGGGCTGGCCGGGCCTGGTCGCAGGATGGCCGGAAGGCGTGTCGCCATTCCGTAAAAACACCGTCATGCGGCTTCAAGGTTTGTCGGCTTGCTCGAAGGATGCGTAAATATACTTGATGGTTTTAGGTAAAGGAAACGAAAAATTTAGAAATTGCATCTATTGAATTCACAGTGCTTCATTGAATGCTGGAAAGCATTAATGCGCTTTTCGTTTGACTGTTATTTTCGTAGTTTTAATCTATTAACGATCTCGCGTGGCGGCGAAAACTACGAAACCCGGCGTACGGAGGCATGCTCGGTACAATGCAGCGACGATCCGCTCACCGATTGCCGCGAGGAGGTTCTCCCATGCCACGAGCCCTGTTCCGTATCGCGCCGCTGCGCGCCGTGCTGCTGCTGTTCGCTGCCGTGCTCCTGCTCGGCGGTTGCGCGGGGCTGACGCGCGACCCGGTGAACGTGACGGTCGCCGGGCTCGACCCGCTCGTCGGGCAGGGCCTCGAGATGCGTTTCAGCCTGAAGCTGCGCGTGCAGAACCCGAACGACGCGCCGATCGAATACGACGGCATCTCGGTCGCACTCGACCTGAACGGCACGCCGTTCGCGAGCGGCGTCAGCGACCGCTCGGGCACCGTGCCGCGTTTCGGCGAGGCCGTGCTCGACGTGCCGGTTTCCGTGTCGGCCTTCGCCGCCGCGCGGCAGGCGTGGAACCTGCCCGGCGCGGCCGCGAACGGCGAGCTGCCGTATGCGCTGCGCGGGCGGCTCGCGGGCGGCGTGCTCGGCACTGTCCACTTCAACGATGCCGGCACGCTGCGCCTGCCCGCGATGCCGGGGTGGGGCGGCTGAGCCGGGCGGGCGCGGCGGCGCGTGGCGCGGGCCGCCGCCCCGCGCTTTGCCGCGCGGGCAAAGCGCGGTATGGTGTGAGCCGCGCGGCGCCCGAAATACGGTCGCGCCGCCCGTTGAAGCCAACCGTAACCGAGTTCGCGTGACCGATTTCCCTGTTTTCCACTGGACCGACGCCGACGGCGCCGATCATGCCGTGCACTGGCGCTCCGAAGCCGGCGTGCAACCGCCGAAGCGCGCGGTGCCCGCCGACGACCGCCTCACCGCCGACGCGGCCTACCGCCTTGCCTGCGAGGGCACCGCGCTCGTCTGGCAGGGCGACTTCCAGAATGCGCGCCAGCTCGTGCAGGCGATGGCGCGCCGTGTCGAACGCAAGCCGAAGAAGGCGAAAGCCGCGGCCGGCGTCGACGCATTCAATCTGCATCGTCTCGCGCAGTCGCAGCGTGCCCGCACGCTCGGCATGCTGCTGATCCCACTCGATGCCGACTACACGATCCCGCTGCGCCGCGCGCCTGATGTGCGTGCCGCATGCGAAGAGGCGTACGGGCCCGGCGGCGCGCCGTCGGTCGTGTCGTTGCGCGAACTGCTCGGCCTCGTCGGCGCGCATGAATGGCGCAAGAAGGGCGTGCCGATCCCGGCGCTCGGCGGCGCGCCGATCCATCCGCACTACGGCGTGTTCTCGCCGGTGCGCGGCGAATACGTCGAACTCGTCGCGCGCGCGCCGCTGCCGGCAACATCGCTCGCGTTCGACATCGGCACGGGCACCGGCGTGCTGGCGGCCGTGCTTGCGTCGCGCGGCGTCGAGCGTGTCGTCGCGACCGACCAGGACGCACGGGCGCTCGCCTGTGCGCGCGAGAACGTCGAACGGCTGGGCCACGCGAATCGCGTCGAAGTCGTCGAGGCCGATCTGTTCCCGGCCGGCCGTGCGCCGCTCGTGGTCTGCAACCCGCCGTGGGTGCCGGCTCGACCGAGCGCACCGATCGAATACGCGGTCTACGATCCGGACAGCCGCATGCTGCGCGGCTTCCTCACGGGGCTCGCCGCGCACCTTGAACCGGGCGGCGAGGGCTGGCTGA includes these proteins:
- a CDS encoding LEA type 2 family protein, producing MPRALFRIAPLRAVLLLFAAVLLLGGCAGLTRDPVNVTVAGLDPLVGQGLEMRFSLKLRVQNPNDAPIEYDGISVALDLNGTPFASGVSDRSGTVPRFGEAVLDVPVSVSAFAAARQAWNLPGAAANGELPYALRGRLAGGVLGTVHFNDAGTLRLPAMPGWGG
- a CDS encoding methyltransferase, which gives rise to MTDFPVFHWTDADGADHAVHWRSEAGVQPPKRAVPADDRLTADAAYRLACEGTALVWQGDFQNARQLVQAMARRVERKPKKAKAAAGVDAFNLHRLAQSQRARTLGMLLIPLDADYTIPLRRAPDVRAACEEAYGPGGAPSVVSLRELLGLVGAHEWRKKGVPIPALGGAPIHPHYGVFSPVRGEYVELVARAPLPATSLAFDIGTGTGVLAAVLASRGVERVVATDQDARALACARENVERLGHANRVEVVEADLFPAGRAPLVVCNPPWVPARPSAPIEYAVYDPDSRMLRGFLTGLAAHLEPGGEGWLILSDFAEHLGLRPRDTLLQWIDEAGLVVLGRDDIRPAHPKAMDADDPLHAARQAEVTSLWRLGARA